Proteins co-encoded in one Enterobacter sp. R4-368 genomic window:
- a CDS encoding response regulator, with the protein MEHIDHILVVDDDREIRTLLADYLTRSGLRASVAANGKQMRQLLETTPVDLIVLDIMMPGTDGLTLCRELRSSAHKNVPVLMLTARSEETDRIVGLEMGADDYLVKPFVARELLARIKAILRRTRMLPPNLQITEAGRCLAFGDWQLDTSARHLVDAQGTVVALSGAEYRLMRVFLDHPQRVLNRDQLLNLTQGRDAELFERSIDLLVSRLRQRLNDDAREPAYIKTVRSEGYVFSMPVVITEARE; encoded by the coding sequence ATGGAACATATTGACCATATTTTGGTTGTTGATGATGACCGGGAAATTCGCACGCTGCTTGCTGATTACCTGACCCGCTCCGGCCTGCGCGCAAGCGTTGCCGCGAATGGCAAACAGATGCGGCAGTTACTCGAAACCACGCCGGTAGATTTGATTGTGCTGGATATCATGATGCCAGGCACGGACGGGCTGACGCTGTGCCGTGAGTTGCGCAGCAGCGCGCATAAAAACGTGCCGGTGCTGATGCTGACCGCGCGCAGCGAAGAGACCGATCGCATTGTCGGTCTGGAGATGGGCGCGGATGACTACCTGGTAAAACCCTTTGTTGCCCGCGAACTGCTGGCGCGTATTAAAGCCATTTTGCGCCGCACGCGCATGTTGCCGCCGAACCTGCAAATCACCGAAGCGGGACGTTGCCTGGCGTTTGGCGACTGGCAGCTTGACACCTCGGCGCGTCATCTGGTGGATGCGCAGGGGACCGTGGTGGCGCTGAGCGGCGCGGAGTATCGCCTGATGCGCGTGTTTCTCGATCACCCACAGCGCGTACTCAACCGTGACCAGCTTCTGAACCTTACGCAGGGGCGCGACGCGGAGCTTTTCGAACGCTCCATTGATCTGCTGGTAAGCCGCCTGCGCCAGCGCCTGAACGACGACGCGCGTGAACCGGCTTACATCAAAACCGTGCGCAGCGAGGGCTACGTTTTCTCAATGCCGGTGGTTATCACAGAGGCGCGGGAATGA